The Phycisphaerae bacterium genome segment GTTACGTCGCCAGCAGCTTCTCCGCGTTGCCGTGATAGATCAGTTCCCGGTTCTCCGCCGGCACGTCCAACGCGATCATGAACTGCCGGTAGAACTCCAGCGTGTCATCCGGGTTGTCCGAGCCGAAAACCAGCTTGCGGATAGGGGGGCAGGGCTGGTCGTCAGCCGAGTCCGGATCGACGACGGCTGATCCGGTGGTATCGTTTCGCCGAACCCGCAGAAACAGCATCCTGAAGAACTCAGCCGGGAAGTACCGCACCGTTCCGCCGGAGAGGTCCGCGTAGACGTTCGGACATTTGGACATCGCCCAGATCGTCTCCCAGAAAAACTGCCCGCCCAGATGGGCGGCGATGATCCGCAGCTCGGGCACCCGCTGGCCGATATCGATCAGGTGGCTCGGCCGGTAGTAGTCCTGGTACTCCACGCTGCTGGTATAGCCGGTATGAAACAGGATCGGCATCCTGAGTTCCGCCGCCCGCTCATAGATCGGCAGGTAACTCGGATGCGAGAACGGATGGCCCACGTACATGACCTTGAGGCCCGCGAACCCCTGGTCCCGATAGCGGACCACGTCGTCGGAGTTGTCCACGTGCTCCGGCTCGACTTCCGGATTGCGCCAGTGAGCGCCCTTCTCCAGCTTCACCGCCGCCAACCCGACCGCATAATCCGGATACCGCCGGAAGAGCTCCCGCACGCTTCGGTTGTTGCCCGAAAACCACACCTG includes the following:
- a CDS encoding amidohydrolase family protein, whose translation is MKIINCHAHYNFVDPSELEEKRRTVWDGLGYSQVWFSGNNRSVRELFRRYPDYAVGLAAVKLEKGAHWRNPEVEPEHVDNSDDVVRYRDQGFAGLKVMYVGHPFSHPSYLPIYERAAELRMPILFHTGYTSSVEYQDYYRPSHLIDIGQRVPELRIIAAHLGGQFFWETIWAMSKCPNVYADLSGGTVRYFPAEFFRMLFLRVRRNDTTGSAVVDPDSADDQPCPPIRKLVFGSDNPDDTLEFYRQFMIALDVPAENRELIYHGNAEKLLAT